A window from Acinonyx jubatus isolate Ajub_Pintada_27869175 chromosome E1, VMU_Ajub_asm_v1.0, whole genome shotgun sequence encodes these proteins:
- the LOC128313443 gene encoding keratin-associated protein 9-1-like yields MVNSCCGSSCCGSSCCQPCCRPTCCQTTCCRTTCCRPTCCGSSCCRPSCCGSSCCGSNCCGSSCCRPSCCISSCCRPTCCQTTCCRTTCCRPSCCGSSCCRPCCGGSSCCGSSCCQTTCCRPTCCVSSCCRPCCGGSSGCGSNCCGSSCCQPCCRPTCCQTTCCRTTCCRPTCCVSSCCRPSCC; encoded by the coding sequence ATGGTCAACTCCTGttgtggctccagctgctgtggctccagctgctgccagccttgCTGCCGCCCCACCTGCTGCCAGACCACCTGCTGCAGGACCACCTGCTGCCGGCCCacctgctgtggctccagctgctgccgcccctcctgctgtggctccagctgctgtggctctaactgctgtggctccagctgctgcagGCCCAGCTGCTGCATCTCTAGCTGCTGCCGCCCCACCTGCTGCCAGACCACCTGCTGCAGAACCACCTGCTGCCGCCccagctgctgtggctccagctgctgccggCCCTGCTGTGGGGGTTccagctgctgtggctccagctgctgccagaCCACCTGCTGCCGCCCCACCTGCTGTGTGTCCAGCTGCTGCCGCCCCTGCTGTGGGGGCTCCAGCGGCTGTGGCTCGAattgctgtggctccagctgctgccagccttgCTGCCGCCCCACCTGCTGCCAGACCACCTGCTGCCGGACCACCTGCTGCCGCCCCACCTGCTGTGTGTCCAGCTGCTGCCGCCCCAGCTGTTGCTAG
- the LOC128313439 gene encoding keratin-associated protein 4-6-like isoform X2, which translates to MARGDVRLKPLTLLETIPEPPPSDTMVNSCCGSVCSDQGCGQETCCRPSCCQTTCCRTTCCRPSCCGSSCCRPCCGGSSCCGSSCCQPCCRPTCCQTTCCRTTCCRPSCCGSSCCRPSCCISSCCRPCCGGSSCCGSSCCQPCCRPTCCQTTCCRTTCCRPTCCVSSCCRPSCC; encoded by the exons ATGGCACGAGGAGACGTCAGACTCAAGCCCCTCACTCTCCTGGAAACCATCCCAGAACCTCCACCCTCTGACACCATGGTCAACTCCTGTTGTGGCTCCGTCTGCTCTGACCAGGGCTGTGGCCAGGAGACTTGTTGCCGCCCCAGCTGCTGCCAGACCACCTGCTGCAGGACCACCTGCTGTCGCCccagctgctgtggctccagctgctgccgccCCTGCTGTGGGGGTTccagctgctgtggctccagctgctgccagccttgCTGCCGCCCCACCTGCTGCCAGACCACCTGCTGCAGGACCACTTGCTGCCGCCCCAGCTGCTGTGGTTCCAGCTGCTGCCGCCCCAGCTGCTGCATCTCTAGCTGCTGCCGGCCCTGCTGTGGGGGTTccagctgctgtggctccagctgctgccagccttgCTGCCGCCCCACCTGCTGCCAGACCACCTGCTGCCGGACCACCTGCTGCCGCCCCAC CTGCTGTGTGTCCAGCTGCTGCCGCCCCAGCTGTTGCTAG
- the LOC128313439 gene encoding keratin-associated protein 4-2-like isoform X1, protein MARGDVRLKPLTLLETIPEPPPSDTMVNSCCGSVCSDQGCGQETCCRPSCCQTTCCRTTCCRPSCCGSSCCRPCCGGSSCCGSSCCQPCCRPTCCQTTCCRTTCCRPSCCGSSCCRPSCCISSCCRPCCGGSSCCGSSCCQPCCRPTCCQTTCCRTTCCRPTCCVSSCCRPCCGGSSGCGSNCCGSSCCQPCCRPTCCQTTCCRTTCCRPTCCVSSCCRPSCC, encoded by the coding sequence ATGGCACGAGGAGACGTCAGACTCAAGCCCCTCACTCTCCTGGAAACCATCCCAGAACCTCCACCCTCTGACACCATGGTCAACTCCTGTTGTGGCTCCGTCTGCTCTGACCAGGGCTGTGGCCAGGAGACTTGTTGCCGCCCCAGCTGCTGCCAGACCACCTGCTGCAGGACCACCTGCTGTCGCCccagctgctgtggctccagctgctgccgccCCTGCTGTGGGGGTTccagctgctgtggctccagctgctgccagccttgCTGCCGCCCCACCTGCTGCCAGACCACCTGCTGCAGGACCACTTGCTGCCGCCCCAGCTGCTGTGGTTCCAGCTGCTGCCGCCCCAGCTGCTGCATCTCTAGCTGCTGCCGGCCCTGCTGTGGGGGTTccagctgctgtggctccagctgctgccagccttgCTGCCGCCCCACCTGCTGCCAGACCACCTGCTGCCGGACCACCTGCTGCCGCCCCACCTGCTGTGTGTCCAGCTGCTGCCGCCCCTGCTGTGGGGGCTCCAGCGGCTGTGGCTCGAattgctgtggctccagctgctgccagccttgCTGCCGCCCCACCTGCTGCCAGACCACCTGCTGCCGGACCACCTGCTGCCGCCCCACCTGCTGTGTGTCCAGCTGCTGCCGCCCCAGCTGTTGCTAG